The DNA region TAAGATCAGCAGCAGAAAATTTCCAGTGTTTTTCAGGAATTTCCAGTCTACTTTCAAGTTTCTTCTTTTGAAAATCCTTCGATATATGAAGAAAGAATTTTATTACTACTGTATGATTATCTACAAGATATTTTTCAAATTTATTTATTTGTGTAAATCTATTGAGAGCTGTCTCATCATCTATAATTTTATGAACTCTTGTAACTAGTACATCTTCATAATAGGATCTATTGAATACAGTTATATCACCTTTTTGGGGAGCTGCTTTGTGTACCCTCCAAAGATAGTCATGACCTAATTCTTCTGGAGTTGGTTCTTTGAAGCTTTCTACATTGAATCCATTTGGATTTACTCCCATCAGTGCTTTTTTAACGGTTCCATCTTTTCCACTGCAATCCATTCCCTGTAGGACTATAAGTAGTGCAAATTTTTTTGAAGCGTAAAGCACATCTTGAAGTTCTTCAAATTTTGTCTGTAATTTTAAATGCTCTTCTTTAATACTGTCCTTTGATAGTTGATCAGTATACTCTGGATCAAAGTCATTTAAATTTATTTTCTCTTTTGACTTAATAGTAAATTTTTCTATCATCATGTGGAACTCCTTAAATTTTATTAGTTTAAATTATTCTTAGCTAAAGAAAAAATTTCTTCAGCTAAGAAATTTTTAAATTTCTGGGGTAACAGAATTTTGTTCTCTAAATCTAGAGGCAAGACTTAATTTACGCATCATAGAACGTTTCTTATTTTTATGGCTTTCCATTCTTTTTAGAATATCGTCAAGTACTGATACAGCATCCACTATGTGATTTCCTTTGTTAAGCATTACGCACTCAGCACCTTCCCCCATAGCTGCATCTGTTACTTCTGCTCTAGATGGAATTCCTTCTTTAGCCATATTCTCAAGAACCTGAGTAGCCCAGATTACAGGAACATGTGCAGCTTCGCAGATCCAGAGTATTTCTTCTTGTACCTCCGCCAGCCTCTCAAAACCACATTCTACAGCCAGATCACCTCTTGCAATCATAATTCCACAATTTTGCAATTTTATAAGCTCTAAAAGCATAGAAGGTAAGTTTTCAAATCCACGTTGAGTTTCTATTTTAAGTACAATGCTAAGTTTTTCATTAGAAATAATGTTTAGATGTTCACGAAGAAGTTTTACATCCTGTACGCTATTGGCAAAGGAAAGTGCTACAATGTCTGCATGATCAGCAATGAATTTTAAATCTTCCACATCTTTATCAGTCATGGCTGATAGATGCAGATTGCTGTCAGGTAAATTAATGCCTTTTTCCCCCTTTAGATTGCTGCCACCTGAGCGAGTTTGAGTTATTCTAACATAAATTTTGTCAGTTTCAACTTTATCTATAATACCTCCAATTTTTCCATCATCAAACCATATACTTTCTCCTTCTTTTATATCTTTGAAAATTTCAGGAAAGGGAAAGCCAATTGCCGCTGGAATGATAACATTTCCATTATTATTTAAAATTGCAGAGCTGCCATAATCCAAATTTTGCTCCAGAACAAGTATATCATCAGCTTCTAGATGTATGGAATTTTCCTTGCCAGGTAAATTCTTCACTGATGTTTTAAATTCCACAGAATTTTTGTCTTTACATATAGCTGTTAA from Clostridium pasteurianum BC1 includes:
- a CDS encoding PPK2 family polyphosphate kinase, whose protein sequence is MMIEKFTIKSKEKINLNDFDPEYTDQLSKDSIKEEHLKLQTKFEELQDVLYASKKFALLIVLQGMDCSGKDGTVKKALMGVNPNGFNVESFKEPTPEELGHDYLWRVHKAAPQKGDITVFNRSYYEDVLVTRVHKIIDDETALNRFTQINKFEKYLVDNHTVVIKFFLHISKDFQKKKLESRLEIPEKHWKFSAADLTERKFWDKYQQYYEDVLYNCSTEEAPWHIVPSNNRWFRDYFVLKTIVNNLEKLNLNYPEIDGNIQDLIKQVKDSD
- a CDS encoding pyruvate kinase; this encodes MKELDSTKFLNQSIEIENLINQLNAIRKDLLNMTIDTKEYLHDYHENDLASVQNLLYYLALRSHDIRFLQVQLSKIGLSSLGRTELNVLQSIDAVLHLLYQLSNTSCTPSTLDSFITLKKDGKKLLKEHTDALLGPPPSEREVRIMVTMPSEAADDYLLVYNLLKSGMNCMRINCAHDNAEVWSQIIENLHKAEKATNLSCRIIMDLAGPKLRTGSLESKPMILKIRPKKNNSGEIVRPARIWLTKNGTTKPPSVKADFSLTVEESWLSQLSKGDEIFLKDSRNNLRSMKITDAFEEGCLAKAKKAMHITSNTVLTAICKDKNSVEFKTSVKNLPGKENSIHLEADDILVLEQNLDYGSSAILNNNGNVIIPAAIGFPFPEIFKDIKEGESIWFDDGKIGGIIDKVETDKIYVRITQTRSGGSNLKGEKGINLPDSNLHLSAMTDKDVEDLKFIADHADIVALSFANSVQDVKLLREHLNIISNEKLSIVLKIETQRGFENLPSMLLELIKLQNCGIMIARGDLAVECGFERLAEVQEEILWICEAAHVPVIWATQVLENMAKEGIPSRAEVTDAAMGEGAECVMLNKGNHIVDAVSVLDDILKRMESHKNKKRSMMRKLSLASRFREQNSVTPEI